The following are encoded in a window of Emcibacter sp. SYSU 3D8 genomic DNA:
- a CDS encoding acyl-CoA dehydrogenase family protein: protein MTAALTYPPRTLGPEQEAMRAEVRAFLQKDYADGGFGRGQEAMARYDVEFSRRWGQAGFIGITWPKKYGGRGLTFLDRYVVTEEALAAGAPVGAHWVADRQSGPLLLKYGTEEQRQRFLPRIVAGEAFFCIGMSEPDSGSDLASVRMSATRTDGGWLLNGTKLWTSLAHICHYMIALVRTSPVNPENRHEGMSQMIVDLNAPGVEVRPVYNLAGEHHFNQEVFTDYFLPDENVVGEIGAGWEQVMSELAYERSGPERILSTFQTLVELVRQVGDNPSEVEARAIGRLTAHLMTLRGMSVSVAGMLADGKMPVTEAALVKDLGTNYCKDVPETARLICPPEDGAGGNSRYEKMLKTATLLAPSLTIQGGTREILRGMIARGLGLR, encoded by the coding sequence ATGACCGCAGCCCTTACATATCCACCTCGCACGCTCGGGCCCGAGCAGGAGGCCATGCGCGCCGAAGTGCGCGCGTTCCTGCAGAAGGACTATGCTGACGGCGGCTTCGGCCGCGGCCAGGAGGCCATGGCCCGCTATGACGTCGAGTTCTCCCGCCGCTGGGGACAGGCCGGATTCATCGGCATCACCTGGCCGAAGAAGTATGGCGGCCGCGGCCTGACCTTCCTTGACCGCTACGTGGTCACCGAGGAGGCGCTGGCTGCCGGCGCGCCGGTCGGCGCCCATTGGGTGGCCGACCGCCAGAGCGGCCCGCTGCTGCTGAAATACGGCACCGAAGAGCAACGCCAGCGATTCCTGCCCAGGATCGTGGCCGGCGAGGCGTTCTTCTGCATCGGCATGTCCGAGCCCGACAGCGGCTCGGACCTGGCGTCGGTGCGCATGTCGGCCACGCGGACCGATGGCGGCTGGCTGCTCAACGGCACCAAGCTGTGGACCTCGCTCGCCCATATCTGTCACTACATGATCGCCTTGGTGCGCACCTCGCCGGTCAATCCCGAGAACCGGCACGAGGGCATGAGCCAGATGATCGTCGACCTCAACGCTCCCGGCGTCGAGGTTCGCCCGGTCTACAATCTGGCCGGTGAGCATCATTTCAACCAGGAAGTGTTCACCGATTATTTTCTGCCTGACGAGAACGTGGTCGGCGAAATCGGCGCGGGCTGGGAACAGGTGATGAGCGAGCTGGCTTATGAGCGCAGCGGCCCGGAGCGTATCCTCAGCACCTTCCAGACCCTGGTCGAACTGGTGCGCCAGGTGGGCGACAATCCCTCCGAGGTCGAGGCCCGCGCCATCGGCCGGCTGACCGCGCATCTGATGACCTTGCGGGGCATGTCGGTGTCGGTCGCCGGCATGCTGGCCGACGGCAAGATGCCGGTCACCGAGGCGGCGCTGGTCAAGGACCTGGGCACCAATTACTGCAAGGACGTGCCCGAGACGGCGCGCCTGATCTGCCCGCCCGAAGACGGCGCCGGCGGCAATTCCAGATACGAGAAGATGCTGAAGACGGCGACCCTGCTTGCGCCGTCGCTCACCATCCAGGGCGGCACGCGCGAGATCCTGCGCGGCATGATCGCGAGGGGGCTCGGCCTACGATGA
- a CDS encoding acyl-CoA dehydrogenase family protein, whose amino-acid sequence MRTLILDTAERIFRDICDQTLVDKAEKGEWPAGLWQTLEESGLTQAAVPEEQGGAGGTIGDGLYFLKASGRYVAPLPLAETLIAGVLLAEAGAQVPAGPLTIAPVRPNEIIEFSDGKLSGTATRVPFAQGASAIVVATSAGLAIVDPASVTIERDKSMAGEPRDTVIFDGAPATIVGNASPDRIWQLGALARSVQMAGALEGILAMSVQYVQDRKQFGRALSKFQAVQQSLAAMAGQVAAASSAADVAIEATEAGDPGVSIAVAKARVGEAAGIAAELAHQAHGAIGFTHEYALHQFTRRLWAWRDEFGGEPYWQAEIGRLVAKSGADNLWKFASRT is encoded by the coding sequence ATGCGCACGCTTATCCTAGACACGGCGGAACGCATCTTCCGCGACATCTGCGACCAGACCCTTGTCGACAAGGCCGAGAAGGGCGAATGGCCAGCCGGCCTGTGGCAGACCCTCGAAGAATCGGGGCTTACCCAGGCCGCCGTTCCCGAGGAACAGGGCGGCGCGGGCGGCACCATCGGCGATGGCCTCTACTTCCTCAAGGCCTCGGGCCGCTACGTGGCGCCGCTGCCGCTGGCCGAGACATTGATCGCCGGCGTGCTGCTGGCCGAAGCGGGCGCCCAGGTGCCGGCCGGTCCGCTGACCATTGCACCGGTCCGGCCCAATGAGATCATTGAATTCAGCGACGGCAAGCTGTCGGGCACGGCCACCCGCGTGCCGTTCGCGCAGGGCGCCTCGGCCATCGTGGTGGCGACCTCGGCCGGCCTCGCGATCGTCGACCCGGCCAGCGTGACGATCGAACGGGACAAGAGCATGGCCGGCGAGCCGCGCGACACCGTCATCTTCGACGGTGCCCCCGCCACCATCGTCGGCAACGCGTCGCCGGACCGCATCTGGCAGCTTGGGGCGCTGGCGCGCTCGGTCCAGATGGCGGGCGCGCTCGAGGGCATTCTCGCCATGTCGGTCCAGTACGTGCAGGACCGCAAGCAGTTCGGCCGGGCGCTGTCCAAGTTCCAGGCGGTCCAGCAGTCGCTGGCGGCCATGGCCGGGCAGGTGGCGGCGGCTTCCTCGGCAGCCGATGTGGCCATCGAGGCAACGGAAGCGGGCGATCCCGGCGTGTCCATTGCCGTCGCCAAGGCCCGCGTCGGCGAGGCGGCGGGTATTGCCGCCGAACTGGCCCACCAGGCGCACGGCGCCATCGGCTTCACCCACGAATATGCCCTGCACCAGTTCACCCGGCGGCTTTGGGCATGGCGCGACGAATTCGGCGGTGAGCCTTACTGGCAGGCCGAGATCGGCCGCCTGGTCGCCAAATCCGGCGCCGACAATCTGTGGAAGTTCGCCTCGCGGACATAA
- a CDS encoding LuxR C-terminal-related transcriptional regulator, producing the protein MGHNDLNTCLGALERASCLAEGVSLLRRIGELIGIPLVAALDDISTTVPLTDEDGNRLAELFGWDKEAIDEWVDQNYTLISPTTHACRFQHLPFFWQADHPFPQEQALEPIQRKVLDWQVAQGIHGAIIVPTHLSRGRVGSVSWLNRDQDLDIEPIWREHRRTLLLAALQFMQLADTARGIDAPETGFIYLTSREIECLTWAARGKTDQEIGVILAISPSTARFHIDNATQKLNAVTRTQAVAKAAQLGIIGPIF; encoded by the coding sequence ATGGGCCACAACGACCTCAATACATGCCTCGGCGCGCTGGAGCGGGCGAGCTGTCTTGCCGAAGGCGTCAGCCTGCTGCGGCGTATCGGCGAACTGATCGGCATACCGCTGGTCGCCGCGCTCGACGATATCTCGACCACCGTGCCGCTGACCGACGAGGACGGCAATCGCCTGGCCGAGCTGTTCGGCTGGGACAAGGAGGCGATCGACGAGTGGGTCGACCAGAACTACACGCTGATCAGCCCGACGACCCATGCCTGCCGCTTCCAGCATCTGCCGTTCTTCTGGCAGGCGGACCATCCGTTTCCCCAGGAGCAGGCGCTGGAGCCCATTCAGCGCAAGGTGCTGGACTGGCAGGTGGCCCAGGGCATCCACGGCGCCATCATCGTGCCGACACACCTGTCACGCGGCCGGGTGGGATCGGTGTCGTGGCTGAACCGCGACCAGGATCTGGATATCGAGCCGATCTGGCGCGAGCACCGGCGCACGCTGCTGCTCGCCGCGCTGCAATTCATGCAGCTTGCCGACACGGCACGCGGCATCGACGCACCGGAAACCGGGTTCATCTATCTGACCAGCCGCGAGATCGAGTGCCTGACCTGGGCCGCGCGCGGCAAGACAGATCAGGAGATCGGCGTGATCCTCGCCATCTCGCCATCGACCGCCCGCTTTCACATCGACAACGCCACCCAGAAGCTGAACGCGGTCACGCGCACCCAGGCAGTGGCGAAAGCGGCGCAACTGGGGATCATCGGGCCGATTTTCTGA
- a CDS encoding cytochrome P450 — translation MNKPEQFSLLDPAVQQCPFGYYKVLREEAPVYLMPETGMYIVTSYDLLMEVMKNNKTYSNLAPSGRRAGLYCAEAERIIDEEGYGRFMPTIVNNDQPGHTIYRGLVNDAFRAGRIRQMEAYITDVVAELVEGFAARGSCDAVADLAVPVPMYVIADQLGVPREDFQKFKEWSDAWVIGLGMKVPDDVLIDAAHKVVQMQHYMIARMAERRIEPRDDIMSDLVQATYNGERPLTDKEVLSIVEQILVAGNETTTNGIANGLQQLAEDQDLQARLRAHQELVAKFVEEILRVESPVQGLFRYVTEDTELGGVRIPEGSTVMIRYAAGNRDEAKFDRADEFDLDRKNNGAHIAFGSGIHHCVGSQLARAEMLVSFRAFLDRFSRFELAVPAADIHYHPSFALRGPTKLPLRLTPKTG, via the coding sequence ATGAACAAGCCAGAGCAGTTCAGCCTGCTGGATCCTGCCGTGCAGCAGTGTCCATTCGGCTATTACAAGGTGCTGCGCGAAGAAGCGCCGGTCTATCTGATGCCGGAAACCGGCATGTACATCGTCACCTCCTATGACCTGCTCATGGAAGTGATGAAGAACAACAAGACCTATTCCAACCTGGCGCCGTCCGGCCGCCGCGCCGGCCTGTATTGCGCCGAGGCGGAGCGCATCATCGACGAGGAAGGCTATGGCCGGTTCATGCCGACCATCGTCAATAACGACCAGCCGGGTCACACGATCTATCGCGGTCTGGTCAACGACGCCTTTCGCGCCGGCCGCATCCGCCAGATGGAAGCCTACATCACCGACGTGGTCGCCGAACTGGTCGAGGGCTTCGCCGCCCGAGGCAGCTGCGATGCCGTCGCCGACCTGGCCGTTCCGGTGCCCATGTACGTGATCGCCGACCAGCTCGGCGTGCCGCGCGAGGATTTCCAGAAGTTCAAGGAATGGTCCGACGCCTGGGTGATCGGCCTGGGCATGAAGGTGCCCGACGACGTGTTGATCGACGCCGCCCACAAAGTGGTACAGATGCAGCACTACATGATCGCCCGCATGGCGGAGCGCCGCATCGAGCCGCGCGACGACATCATGAGCGACCTCGTCCAGGCCACTTACAACGGCGAGCGGCCGCTGACCGACAAGGAAGTGTTGTCCATTGTCGAGCAGATCCTGGTGGCGGGCAACGAAACCACGACCAACGGCATCGCCAACGGCCTGCAGCAGCTCGCCGAGGACCAGGACCTGCAGGCGCGGCTGCGTGCACATCAAGAACTGGTGGCCAAATTCGTCGAGGAGATCCTGCGCGTCGAATCACCGGTGCAGGGCCTGTTCCGCTATGTGACCGAGGACACGGAACTGGGCGGCGTACGCATTCCCGAGGGCTCGACGGTGATGATCCGCTATGCCGCCGGCAACCGGGACGAGGCCAAGTTCGACCGTGCCGACGAATTCGACCTGGACCGCAAGAACAATGGCGCCCACATCGCCTTCGGCTCGGGCATCCACCATTGCGTCGGCTCCCAGCTTGCCCGCGCCGAGATGCTGGTCAGCTTCCGGGCCTTCCTCGACCGGTTCAGCCGCTTCGAGCTGGCCGTGCCGGCTGCCGACATTCACTACCACCCCAGCTTCGCGCTCAGGGGACCGACCAAGCTGCCGCTACGGCTGACGCCGAAGACGGGCTGA
- a CDS encoding aromatic ring-hydroxylating dioxygenase subunit alpha: MLTQEQIRDIRQQIDFEFKRKAPPEGFPKFPDLPAGRYNDPEFFELENKHYWSKVWMLAGTLDEIPEPGNYMLWEMARQPVVIVHGKDGEVRSFYNTCRHRGAPVVTEKYGTAEHGLVCGYHGWTYNHQGELVGMRDRRDFVDFDMECRSLYPVKTEMFGKLIFVNFNEDAPSLREYMGPIYDELQEFQFQNLRLVDHYVWDLHCNWKIAMEANMEVYHVKSIHPQTVDPSLDYRGNVNTLYPHGHSRMVAPNRVANRKSGYAQAGQGLPEIDTVGEIGRTCTQSYHIEPNWVSPLGPVLFPVLHFWPVNMRETKYEIRWFAADWGTGPVPDVWRQQIEYFNVVITEDTQFGDWIQKSVDSLAFKGVPLCYQEARIYHMHQNIDKTIGANMVPANLRAEPVIGDEWIHPNDTNERLRQQQAMAAE; this comes from the coding sequence ATGCTGACTCAAGAGCAGATTCGGGATATCCGCCAGCAGATCGACTTCGAGTTCAAGCGCAAGGCGCCGCCGGAAGGGTTCCCCAAGTTCCCCGATCTGCCCGCGGGCCGTTACAACGACCCCGAATTCTTCGAACTGGAGAACAAGCACTACTGGAGCAAGGTGTGGATGCTGGCCGGGACCCTAGACGAGATTCCCGAGCCCGGCAATTACATGCTGTGGGAAATGGCGCGCCAGCCGGTCGTGATCGTCCACGGCAAGGATGGCGAGGTCCGCTCGTTCTACAATACCTGCCGTCACCGCGGTGCGCCGGTGGTGACCGAAAAATACGGCACCGCCGAGCACGGTCTGGTCTGCGGCTATCACGGCTGGACCTACAATCACCAGGGCGAGCTGGTCGGCATGCGTGACCGCCGTGACTTCGTCGATTTCGACATGGAATGCCGGAGCCTCTATCCGGTGAAGACCGAGATGTTCGGCAAGCTGATCTTCGTGAATTTCAACGAGGATGCGCCGAGCCTGCGCGAGTATATGGGCCCGATCTACGACGAATTGCAGGAGTTCCAGTTCCAGAACCTGCGGCTGGTCGACCATTATGTGTGGGATCTCCACTGCAACTGGAAGATCGCCATGGAAGCCAACATGGAGGTCTATCACGTCAAGTCGATCCACCCGCAGACGGTGGATCCCAGCCTCGACTACCGCGGCAACGTGAACACGCTGTATCCGCATGGCCATTCGCGCATGGTCGCACCGAACCGGGTGGCCAACAGGAAGTCCGGCTACGCGCAGGCCGGCCAGGGCCTGCCGGAGATCGATACCGTCGGCGAGATCGGCCGGACCTGCACGCAGTCGTACCATATCGAGCCCAACTGGGTGTCGCCGCTGGGGCCGGTTCTGTTTCCGGTGCTGCATTTCTGGCCGGTCAACATGCGCGAAACCAAATACGAGATTCGCTGGTTCGCCGCCGACTGGGGCACCGGTCCGGTCCCGGACGTGTGGCGCCAGCAGATCGAGTATTTCAACGTGGTGATCACCGAGGACACCCAGTTCGGCGACTGGATCCAGAAGTCGGTGGACAGTCTGGCGTTCAAGGGGGTGCCGCTGTGCTACCAGGAGGCGCGCATCTACCATATGCACCAGAATATCGACAAGACCATCGGCGCGAACATGGTGCCGGCCAATTTGCGCGCCGAGCCGGTGATCGGTGACGAGTGGATCCATCCCAACGACACCAACGAGCGGCTGCGCCAGCAGCAGGCCATGGCCGCCGAATAA
- a CDS encoding VOC family protein: MSLIRYPIEQYAYVVDDIEAACMRWVDLVGAGPFFLMPHHKSRDTVYRGKPCDVDVSYAFGQAGPAHIQLIQVHNDEPSCYGDMFRKGEQGFHHFAILVPDIDEEKRRFEKAGCTAVTELFSSARVSYMDARHLFGCFVELYQDNPQVRASFREWKDLHEAWDGKTDPIRVRDWTPPKA, translated from the coding sequence ATGAGCCTGATCCGCTATCCGATCGAACAATATGCCTATGTGGTCGACGACATCGAGGCGGCGTGCATGCGCTGGGTCGATCTGGTGGGGGCCGGGCCGTTCTTCCTGATGCCACACCACAAGTCGCGTGACACGGTCTATCGCGGCAAGCCGTGCGACGTCGACGTATCCTATGCCTTTGGCCAGGCCGGGCCAGCGCACATCCAGCTCATCCAGGTCCACAACGACGAGCCTTCCTGTTACGGCGACATGTTCAGGAAGGGCGAGCAGGGCTTCCACCACTTCGCCATCCTGGTGCCCGACATCGACGAGGAGAAGCGGCGGTTCGAGAAGGCGGGCTGTACGGCGGTGACCGAGCTGTTTTCGTCAGCCCGCGTTTCCTACATGGACGCCCGCCACCTGTTCGGCTGTTTCGTCGAGTTGTACCAGGACAACCCGCAGGTCCGCGCCTCGTTCAGGGAATGGAAAGACCTGCACGAGGCGTGGGATGGCAAGACGGATCCCATTCGCGTCCGGGACTGGACGCCGCCGAAGGCCTAG
- a CDS encoding type IV pili methyl-accepting chemotaxis transducer N-terminal domain-containing protein, producing the protein MIEPVHNSETSEARATTRLPVRVSYFALSMLVITVAVAAAYMLLNIHIQQERDAAATINMAGRQRMLSQQIALMVTELRDGNAAVRERILQAADLMERSHLALTKGDGGGAMAVFSRRSSATFSKRRMLPTPKSGHSSRRRAGPQTAQRQSCRRISPARPSHRFSRGWTMGSRCSRKKPIPASNR; encoded by the coding sequence GTGATTGAGCCAGTGCATAATAGCGAAACCAGTGAGGCGCGGGCTACCACGCGGCTGCCGGTCCGCGTCAGCTATTTCGCGCTCTCGATGCTCGTCATCACGGTCGCCGTCGCCGCCGCCTACATGCTGCTGAACATCCATATCCAGCAGGAGCGGGATGCGGCTGCAACCATCAACATGGCGGGCCGGCAGCGGATGCTGTCGCAGCAGATCGCCCTGATGGTCACGGAATTGCGGGACGGAAATGCCGCGGTGCGCGAACGGATCCTGCAGGCCGCCGATCTCATGGAACGGTCGCATCTGGCGCTGACCAAAGGCGACGGCGGGGGGGCGATGGCGGTCTTCAGCCGTCGCTCCAGCGCTACTTTTTCGAAACGCCGGATGCTGCCGACACCGAAGTCCGGACATTCATCGCGCAGGCGCGCCGGGCCGCAGACGGCCCAACGGCAGAGCTGCAGGCGGATTTCTCCAGCGCGTCCATCGCACCGCTTCTCGCGCGGCTGGACCATGGGGTCACGCTGTTCCAGGAAGAAGCCGATTCCAGCCTCGAATCGTTGA